The Streptomyces luteogriseus genome includes a window with the following:
- a CDS encoding (2Fe-2S)-binding protein, with product MPPSTSSDLTLSVNGEKYTLTVDHRTTLLDALRERLDMTGTKKGCDQGQCGACTVLLDGRRSVACLQLAVAAEGREITTIEGVAEGERLHPVQQAFLDLDGFQCGYCTPGQICSAIAVIEEHAAGWPSAVTGDVRPEAGPPPLTPEEIRERMSGNLCRCGAYVSIVQAVARAAEETKGAAA from the coding sequence ATGCCCCCATCGACGTCCAGCGACCTCACCCTGTCCGTCAACGGCGAGAAGTACACGCTGACCGTCGACCACCGCACCACCCTGCTCGACGCCCTGCGGGAACGACTCGACATGACGGGTACCAAGAAGGGCTGCGACCAGGGCCAGTGCGGTGCCTGCACGGTCCTGCTCGACGGCCGCCGGAGCGTGGCCTGCCTCCAGCTCGCCGTGGCGGCGGAGGGGCGCGAGATCACCACCATCGAAGGCGTGGCCGAGGGCGAGCGACTGCACCCCGTGCAGCAGGCGTTCCTCGACCTGGACGGCTTCCAGTGCGGCTACTGCACACCGGGCCAGATCTGCTCGGCCATCGCCGTGATCGAGGAACACGCGGCCGGCTGGCCGAGCGCGGTCACCGGCGACGTCCGGCCCGAGGCGGGACCACCACCTCTGACCCCGGAGGAGATACGCGAGCGCATGAGCGGCAACCTGTGCCGCTGCGGCGCGTACGTGTCGATCGTCCAGGCCGTGGCCCGGGCCGCCGAGGAGACCAAGGGAGCTGCGGCATGA
- a CDS encoding TetR/AcrR family transcriptional regulator: MRQKKDAPLRSDAQRNRERILEVALEELTRSAGVPLSAIAKKAGVGQGTFYRHFPTREALVLEIYRHEMQQVADTAPALLESREPDRALREWMDRLARFAMTKAGLADAIRQATSAPGRPEKPGHAPVTEAAELLLRAAEDAGTIRPGVTVSDLFLVIGGLWTMDPHTDWQPRATRLLDFVMDGLRVGAPGGDARGR, translated from the coding sequence GTGCGGCAGAAGAAGGACGCTCCCCTGCGCTCGGACGCGCAGCGCAACCGCGAGCGCATCCTGGAAGTCGCGCTGGAGGAACTGACGCGCTCGGCGGGCGTCCCCTTGAGCGCGATCGCCAAGAAGGCGGGCGTGGGGCAGGGCACCTTCTACCGTCACTTCCCCACCCGTGAGGCGCTCGTCCTGGAGATCTACCGGCACGAGATGCAGCAGGTCGCCGACACCGCCCCGGCGCTGCTGGAGAGCCGGGAGCCCGACCGTGCGCTGCGCGAGTGGATGGACCGGCTGGCCCGGTTCGCCATGACCAAGGCGGGCCTGGCCGACGCCATCCGCCAGGCCACCAGCGCACCCGGCCGGCCGGAGAAGCCGGGCCACGCCCCGGTGACCGAGGCGGCCGAACTCCTGCTCCGAGCAGCCGAGGACGCCGGGACCATCCGCCCGGGGGTCACCGTGAGCGACCTCTTCCTCGTCATCGGCGGGCTCTGGACGATGGACCCCCACACCGACTGGCAGCCGCGCGCCACCCGCCTGCTGGATTTCGTCATGGACGGGCTGCGGGTGGGGGCGCCCGGGGGTGACGCGCGCGGGAGGTGA
- a CDS encoding LysR family transcriptional regulator, giving the protein MIDLRRLHVLRAVAHYGTVTAAARALHFTPSAASQQVRQLARDLGVDLLEPQGRGVRLTPAAESLLAHADAIQARWDQAELDLRADHGAPSGVLRVTGFPVAVSVLLAPMAARLGERHPRLSVRITEAAVPESFDLLFEGDTDLAIVEATPHNPPLSDTRFDQQPLLDDPFDLVVPEGHRLAGRARVDLAEAAREAWIAPVEASPCRPHVLSACGAAGFTPEVVHHALDWNVCAHLVAHRLGVALIPRLAHLTPHLPITRVRCTGDPHRKLLTCTRTGGHARPAVAAALEELRGLARTAVA; this is encoded by the coding sequence ATGATTGACCTGCGCCGGCTGCACGTCCTGAGGGCGGTCGCCCACTACGGCACGGTCACCGCGGCCGCCCGGGCCCTGCACTTCACGCCGTCCGCCGCCTCCCAGCAGGTCCGGCAGCTCGCCCGGGACCTGGGGGTCGACCTGCTGGAGCCGCAGGGGCGCGGGGTGCGTCTCACTCCGGCCGCCGAGAGCCTGCTCGCGCACGCCGACGCCATCCAGGCCCGCTGGGACCAGGCCGAACTGGATCTACGGGCCGACCACGGGGCGCCTTCCGGGGTGCTGCGGGTCACCGGATTCCCGGTGGCCGTCTCGGTGCTGCTGGCGCCGATGGCGGCCCGGCTGGGGGAGCGGCACCCGCGGCTGTCCGTCCGGATCACCGAGGCGGCCGTCCCGGAGAGTTTCGACCTGCTCTTCGAGGGTGACACCGACTTGGCGATCGTCGAAGCGACCCCGCACAACCCGCCGTTGAGCGACACGCGGTTCGATCAGCAGCCGCTGCTCGACGACCCGTTCGACTTGGTCGTGCCGGAGGGGCACCGGCTGGCGGGGCGGGCCCGGGTCGATCTGGCCGAGGCGGCGCGGGAGGCATGGATCGCGCCGGTGGAGGCCAGCCCGTGCCGGCCGCACGTCCTCTCCGCCTGCGGCGCGGCCGGGTTCACCCCCGAGGTCGTCCACCACGCCCTCGACTGGAACGTCTGCGCCCACCTCGTGGCCCACCGGCTCGGCGTCGCCCTCATCCCGCGCCTGGCCCATCTGACCCCGCATCTGCCGATCACCCGGGTGCGCTGCACGGGCGACCCCCACCGCAAGCTCCTGACCTGCACCCGGACCGGCGGGCACGCCCGCCCGGCGGTGGCGGCGGCCCTGGAGGAACTACGGGGCCTGGCGCGGACGGCGGTCGCCTGA
- the putP gene encoding sodium/proline symporter PutP: MNLAGEDHMFDLSAPTVTTFLVYVAAMIGTGVWAYTRTRTFTDFALGGRRLSALVAALSAGASDMSGWLFLALPGAVYAAGIGASWIAVGLVIGTYLNWLFVAPRLRTYTERAGNAVSLSAYLEERFEDRTRMLRLVSAAVTLAFFTVYVASGFVAGGLLFEQVFDIRFGIGVTLTALVIGVYACLGGFLAVSLTHVMQGTLMFLALLVLPLTGVAVLGGFGALGDGIEQKTPSLLDMGSTVGYADGRWSDGGSLGAVATISLLAWGLGYFGQPHILARFMGIRSTRAVPAARRIGTAWAGVVLAGATLVGLVGIGQLGTPLTDPDTVYIVLAETLLTPWVAAVMLIAVLAAIISTADSQLLVSSTALTEDFYRAFLHRRVEDKVLVRVGRGAVVVVILVAFVIALRGGGLLDIVAQAWAGFGAAFGPVVLLSLYWPRMTWAGAMAGIVSGAATVLFWDQVNPLLGPLESGIYEMVPGVLVATSAALVFGRFVGRPPRRAFWRMPGGAVSQLTATPLLSHAPVGMAVLDTDLRYVWVNESLDRLIPLHERLGRQVRDVLPGPEAEAFEEQMHKVLETGDAVLDYEYRGPSHADPDRIRACSASFFGMQDRKGRYVGISYLVVDVTERWRAQERLALLNDAGARIGSTLEVTRTAQELADEAVPAVAEFVAVDLLDSVMRGEEPAPGPVGMTPVIRRAGQRSVREGCPEASLAVGETVRRAPLSPVTRSLLESTTQVERVLDLSRSAWVTEDESLGASLRDFDFRSLMVVPVRARGVTLGVATFARTARTGPFEDDDVRLAEELVSRAALCVDNARRYTRERTAARSMQRYLLPQELAGGSALEVASWYLPADAPTGVGGDWFDVIPLSGARVALVVGDVVGHGMNAAATMGRLRTAVRTLADLDLPPDELLAHLDDLVIGHLGAYDSQERAAAGDESAGAAFLGATCLYAVYDPVARRCTLARAGHLPPVVVRPDGTADILDLPAGPPLGLGYLPFESTEVELAEGTLLALYTDGLIETYDRDIDAGLSRLGDALAVRGSDLQAIGGAAVDTLLTGPPSDDVALLLARTRALAPDQVVSWSLPRDPAAVAHARGLVSGQLEEWALPDLAFTTELIVSELVTNAIRHATGPVGLRLIRDRVLICEVSDGGSTSPRLRHARTTDEGGRGLLIVAQLAQRWGTRYTTTGKVIWTEQAIPADAAV; encoded by the coding sequence ATGAACCTCGCAGGCGAGGACCACATGTTCGACTTGAGTGCGCCGACCGTGACCACGTTCCTCGTGTACGTGGCAGCCATGATCGGAACCGGTGTCTGGGCCTACACCCGCACTCGCACCTTCACCGACTTCGCTCTGGGCGGCCGCAGACTCAGCGCGCTCGTAGCCGCCCTGTCCGCAGGGGCCAGTGACATGTCCGGCTGGCTGTTCCTCGCGCTGCCCGGAGCGGTCTACGCGGCGGGTATCGGCGCCAGCTGGATCGCCGTCGGCCTGGTGATCGGCACGTACCTCAACTGGCTGTTCGTCGCGCCGCGGCTGCGCACCTACACCGAGCGGGCCGGGAACGCCGTGAGCCTGTCGGCTTACCTGGAGGAGCGGTTCGAGGACCGCACCCGGATGCTCAGACTGGTGTCGGCCGCCGTGACCCTGGCGTTCTTCACCGTCTACGTGGCCAGCGGCTTCGTCGCCGGCGGGCTGCTGTTCGAGCAGGTCTTCGACATCCGGTTCGGTATCGGGGTGACCCTGACCGCCCTGGTGATCGGTGTCTACGCGTGCCTGGGCGGCTTCCTCGCCGTGAGCCTGACGCATGTGATGCAGGGGACCCTGATGTTCCTCGCCCTGCTCGTGCTCCCGCTCACCGGTGTCGCGGTGCTCGGTGGCTTCGGGGCGCTGGGCGACGGCATCGAGCAGAAGACGCCGAGTCTGCTCGACATGGGGAGCACGGTCGGCTACGCGGACGGGCGGTGGTCGGACGGCGGGTCCCTCGGGGCGGTGGCGACGATCTCGCTGCTCGCCTGGGGCCTCGGCTACTTCGGCCAGCCGCACATCCTGGCCCGCTTCATGGGCATCCGCAGCACCCGCGCCGTCCCCGCGGCCCGCCGCATCGGGACCGCCTGGGCCGGTGTCGTGCTCGCCGGTGCCACGCTCGTCGGCCTGGTGGGGATCGGGCAGCTCGGCACGCCACTCACCGACCCGGACACGGTGTACATCGTTCTGGCCGAGACCCTGCTCACCCCCTGGGTCGCCGCCGTGATGCTGATCGCCGTACTGGCGGCCATCATCTCGACCGCGGACAGTCAGCTCCTCGTGTCGTCCACCGCCCTCACCGAGGACTTCTACCGCGCGTTCCTCCACCGGCGTGTCGAGGACAAGGTGCTGGTGCGGGTCGGCCGCGGCGCCGTCGTGGTGGTGATCCTGGTGGCCTTCGTGATCGCGCTCAGGGGCGGCGGGCTGCTCGACATCGTCGCCCAGGCCTGGGCGGGCTTCGGCGCGGCCTTCGGGCCGGTGGTCCTCCTCTCGCTGTACTGGCCGCGCATGACGTGGGCGGGGGCCATGGCCGGGATCGTGTCGGGCGCGGCCACGGTGCTGTTCTGGGACCAGGTCAATCCACTGCTCGGGCCCCTGGAGTCGGGCATCTACGAGATGGTCCCGGGCGTGCTGGTCGCCACGTCCGCCGCACTGGTCTTCGGCCGGTTCGTCGGCCGACCGCCGAGACGGGCCTTCTGGCGCATGCCGGGGGGCGCGGTGAGCCAGTTGACGGCCACCCCCTTGCTCAGCCACGCACCGGTCGGCATGGCCGTCCTGGACACCGATCTGCGCTACGTGTGGGTGAATGAGTCGCTTGACCGCCTCATCCCCCTCCATGAGCGCCTGGGGCGGCAGGTGCGGGACGTGCTGCCCGGGCCGGAGGCGGAGGCCTTCGAAGAGCAGATGCACAAGGTCCTCGAGACCGGGGATGCGGTGCTGGACTACGAGTACCGGGGGCCGAGCCACGCCGATCCCGACCGGATTCGCGCGTGCTCCGCCTCCTTCTTCGGCATGCAGGACCGCAAGGGCCGCTACGTGGGCATCTCCTACCTGGTCGTCGACGTCACCGAGCGCTGGCGGGCCCAGGAACGCCTGGCACTCCTGAACGACGCGGGCGCTCGCATCGGCAGCACGCTGGAGGTGACGCGGACCGCGCAGGAGCTGGCAGACGAGGCGGTGCCGGCCGTCGCCGAGTTCGTCGCCGTCGACCTGCTGGACTCGGTCATGAGGGGCGAGGAGCCCGCCCCCGGACCGGTCGGCATGACGCCCGTCATCCGCCGTGCCGGCCAGCGGTCGGTGCGCGAGGGCTGTCCGGAGGCGAGCCTGGCCGTGGGCGAAACGGTTCGGCGCGCTCCCCTGTCGCCCGTCACCCGGAGCCTGCTGGAGAGTACGACGCAGGTGGAGCGGGTCCTGGACCTTTCCCGCAGTGCCTGGGTGACCGAGGACGAGTCCCTGGGAGCCTCCCTACGCGACTTCGACTTCCGATCGCTGATGGTGGTTCCGGTGCGGGCGCGCGGGGTCACCTTGGGAGTGGCGACATTCGCCCGCACCGCCCGTACGGGCCCCTTCGAGGACGACGACGTGCGTCTCGCCGAGGAACTCGTCTCCCGCGCCGCACTGTGCGTCGACAACGCGCGCCGCTACACACGCGAGCGCACCGCGGCCCGCTCCATGCAACGTTACCTGCTGCCTCAGGAGCTGGCCGGCGGATCCGCCCTGGAGGTGGCCTCCTGGTACCTGCCCGCGGACGCCCCCACCGGTGTGGGCGGCGACTGGTTCGACGTGATCCCGCTCTCCGGAGCCCGTGTCGCGCTGGTCGTCGGGGACGTCGTCGGGCACGGCATGAACGCGGCGGCGACCATGGGGCGCCTGCGCACCGCGGTCCGCACGCTCGCCGATCTGGACCTCCCGCCTGACGAACTGCTGGCGCACCTCGACGACCTCGTCATCGGCCATCTGGGGGCGTACGACAGCCAGGAGCGTGCGGCGGCCGGAGACGAGAGCGCGGGCGCCGCGTTCCTCGGGGCCACCTGCCTGTACGCCGTGTACGACCCGGTCGCCAGACGGTGCACGCTGGCCCGCGCCGGCCACCTCCCGCCCGTGGTCGTCCGTCCGGACGGCACCGCGGACATCCTCGACCTGCCCGCCGGACCGCCCCTCGGCCTCGGCTACCTGCCCTTCGAGTCCACCGAGGTGGAGCTGGCCGAGGGCACTCTCCTCGCCCTCTACACGGACGGCCTCATCGAGACCTACGACCGGGACATCGACGCCGGGCTCTCCCGGCTGGGCGACGCCCTCGCGGTGCGCGGGTCCGACCTGCAGGCGATCGGCGGGGCCGCGGTCGACACCCTCCTGACGGGTCCGCCGTCCGACGACGTGGCCCTGCTCCTGGCCCGGACCCGTGCCCTGGCCCCGGACCAGGTCGTCTCCTGGAGCCTGCCCCGCGATCCGGCTGCCGTCGCGCACGCCCGCGGTCTCGTGAGCGGGCAACTGGAGGAGTGGGCCCTGCCCGACCTGGCCTTCACCACGGAGCTCATCGTCAGCGAACTCGTCACCAACGCCATCCGCCATGCGACCGGACCCGTCGGCCTGCGCCTGATCCGGGACCGCGTCCTGATCTGCGAGGTCTCCGACGGCGGCAGCACCTCACCGCGCCTGCGCCACGCTCGGACCACCGACGAGGGAGGGCGGGGGCTGCTGATCGTGGCCCAGCTCGCCCAACGGTGGGGAACCCGCTACACGACGACCGGCAAGGTCATCTGGACGGAGCAGGCCATCCCCGCCGACGCGGCCGTCTAG